In Saccharothrix syringae, the following are encoded in one genomic region:
- a CDS encoding amino acid deaminase, whose translation MCNVRSEHVDLDAVAAIRRERVDWRFKGLPADVFGETVEEVAARRLDLFADGFVGPLVVLDAAALEHNLATMARWCAERGVLLAPHGKTTMAPQLFARQLAHGAWGITAANTSQLRVYRAFGVPRVLLANQLVDPAGLRWLAGELAADPSFEFTCWVDSTAGVARMTEALGSPARPVDVLVELGAPGGRTGARDLATAVEVARAAHASPALRLVGVGGYEGALAHDASDGARSTVDGYLDGLRALALEIHRLFEVDEPIVTAGGSAYFDQVAAKITGSWPFPVRPVLRSGAYVTHDDGFYRAISPLGRTPGAEPFRSALRAWAQVTSRPQDDLALLTLGKRDASFDEGLPEPQVVRGRDGAVRPFDAEVTALNDQHAFVRLPAGSDVEVGDWVGLGLSHPCTVFDKWQLLPVVEGTTVVDLVRTYF comes from the coding sequence ATGTGCAACGTGAGGAGCGAGCACGTGGACCTCGACGCAGTGGCCGCCATCCGCCGCGAACGGGTGGACTGGCGGTTCAAGGGCCTGCCCGCCGACGTGTTCGGCGAGACGGTGGAGGAGGTGGCCGCCCGCCGCCTCGACCTGTTCGCCGACGGGTTCGTCGGGCCGCTGGTGGTGCTGGACGCCGCGGCCCTGGAGCACAACCTGGCCACCATGGCGCGGTGGTGCGCCGAGCGCGGCGTGCTGCTCGCACCGCACGGCAAGACGACCATGGCCCCCCAGCTGTTCGCGCGCCAGTTGGCGCACGGCGCGTGGGGCATCACCGCGGCCAACACCAGCCAGCTGCGCGTCTACCGGGCGTTCGGGGTGCCGCGGGTGCTGCTGGCCAACCAGCTCGTGGACCCGGCCGGGCTGCGGTGGCTGGCGGGCGAGCTGGCCGCCGATCCCTCGTTCGAGTTCACCTGCTGGGTGGACTCCACCGCGGGCGTCGCGCGGATGACCGAGGCCCTGGGCTCCCCCGCCCGGCCGGTGGACGTGCTGGTCGAGCTGGGCGCGCCCGGCGGCCGGACCGGTGCCCGCGACCTGGCCACCGCGGTGGAGGTGGCGCGGGCCGCGCACGCCAGCCCCGCGCTGCGGCTGGTCGGCGTCGGCGGCTACGAGGGCGCGCTCGCGCACGACGCGTCGGACGGGGCGCGGTCCACCGTGGACGGCTACCTGGACGGCCTGCGCGCGCTGGCCCTGGAGATCCACCGGCTGTTCGAGGTGGACGAGCCGATCGTGACCGCGGGCGGCAGCGCGTACTTCGACCAGGTGGCCGCGAAGATCACCGGTTCGTGGCCGTTCCCGGTGCGGCCGGTGCTGCGCAGCGGCGCGTACGTCACCCACGACGACGGCTTCTACCGGGCGATCTCGCCGCTGGGCCGCACGCCCGGCGCGGAGCCGTTCCGCAGCGCGCTGCGGGCCTGGGCGCAGGTCACCTCGCGCCCGCAGGACGACCTGGCGCTGCTGACCCTGGGCAAGCGCGACGCCTCGTTCGACGAGGGCCTGCCCGAGCCGCAGGTGGTGCGCGGCCGCGACGGCGCCGTGCGGCCGTTCGACGCCGAGGTCACCGCGCTGAACGACCAGCACGCGTTCGTGCGGCTGCCCGCGGGTTCCGACGTCGAGGTGGGCGACTGGGTGGGCCTGGGCCTGTCCCACCCGTGCACGGTGTTCGACAAGTGGCAGCTGCTCCCGGTGGTCGAGGGCACCACCGTGGTCGACCTGGTGCGCACCTACTTCTAG
- a CDS encoding sugar kinase, protein MRFELPGCVVCLGETMAVLVPAAPGPVRGVRTWLRAIGGAESNVAVHLARLGVRSRWVGAVGDDAFGGAVLDAVGGAGVDVGGVRVDPDRPTGLYVKEANAAGSPVRYYRRGSAASAMGPEVSAGLVTDDVALVHVTGITAALSDSCLALLRAVLARPRRVPVSFDLNWRPALWRDRDPAVLRELADAADVVLVGSDEAEAVWGTGDPDGLRALLPNPTTLVVKQGARGATVVEGGVSTFQEGLRVEVVEPVGAGDAFAAGYLAAHLAGCAPARRLRAGHLQAAAALLTREDVGEPLPPEVTAPLLDADPATWAAAHLRRRR, encoded by the coding sequence ATGCGGTTCGAGCTACCGGGGTGCGTGGTGTGCCTGGGCGAGACCATGGCGGTGCTGGTGCCCGCCGCGCCCGGCCCGGTGCGCGGGGTGCGCACGTGGCTGCGGGCGATCGGCGGCGCCGAGTCCAACGTGGCCGTCCACCTCGCCCGGCTCGGCGTGCGCAGCCGGTGGGTCGGCGCGGTCGGCGACGACGCCTTCGGCGGCGCGGTGCTCGACGCGGTCGGCGGCGCCGGCGTGGACGTGGGCGGCGTGCGGGTCGACCCCGACCGCCCGACCGGCCTGTACGTCAAGGAGGCCAACGCGGCGGGCAGCCCCGTGCGCTACTACCGGCGCGGCTCGGCGGCCTCGGCGATGGGCCCCGAGGTGTCGGCCGGGCTGGTGACCGACGACGTGGCGCTGGTGCACGTCACCGGCATCACCGCGGCGCTGTCCGACAGCTGCCTGGCCCTGCTGCGCGCGGTGCTGGCGCGGCCGCGGCGGGTGCCGGTCTCGTTCGACCTCAACTGGCGGCCCGCGCTGTGGCGCGACCGGGACCCGGCGGTGCTGCGCGAGCTGGCCGACGCCGCCGACGTGGTGCTGGTCGGGTCCGACGAGGCCGAGGCCGTGTGGGGGACCGGCGACCCGGACGGCCTGCGCGCGCTGCTGCCGAACCCGACGACGCTGGTGGTCAAGCAGGGCGCGCGCGGCGCGACCGTGGTGGAGGGCGGTGTTTCGACGTTCCAGGAGGGGCTGCGCGTGGAGGTGGTCGAGCCGGTCGGCGCCGGTGACGCGTTCGCCGCCGGGTACCTGGCCGCGCACCTGGCGGGCTGCGCGCCGGCGCGCCGGCTGCGCGCCGGGCACCTCCAGGCGGCCGCCGCCCTGCTCACCAGGGAGGATGTCGGCGA